Proteins encoded together in one Spirochaetaceae bacterium window:
- a CDS encoding DinB family protein — translation MVAYRYGGARALVRLHERHLWEFWATWCEARSAGVELPDTDDPNYASLEVLLHHVLLCARGYLQWMCTQLELPDPGIDRPPPPERAADEAAGYLTHLLARWRDPLRDVPREAYRKPVTQALTATNVEAMLEHAVMHPIRHTYQLRNLIAAQQAKQQ, via the coding sequence ATGGTAGCGTACCGCTACGGAGGAGCGCGGGCGCTGGTGCGGCTGCATGAGCGGCACCTGTGGGAGTTCTGGGCCACCTGGTGCGAGGCGCGCAGCGCGGGGGTCGAGCTGCCCGACACCGATGACCCCAACTACGCCTCGCTGGAGGTGCTGCTGCACCACGTGCTGCTGTGCGCGCGCGGCTACCTGCAGTGGATGTGCACGCAGTTGGAGCTGCCCGATCCCGGCATCGACCGGCCGCCACCGCCGGAGCGGGCGGCGGATGAGGCGGCCGGATACCTGACCCACTTGCTGGCGCGGTGGCGCGACCCGCTGCGCGACGTGCCGCGGGAGGCGTACCGCAAGCCGGTGACACAGGCGCTCACCGCCACCAACGTCGAGGCGATGCTGGAGCACGCCGTGATGCACCCGATCCGGCACACCTACCAGCTTCGCAATCTGATCGCGGCACAACAAGCGAAGCAACAGTAG
- the polA gene encoding DNA polymerase I: protein MAARPGREKRLYLIDGMPLVYRAYFVFLNNPLITANGFNSSAVFGYTTSLLQILTDEEPTHIAVVFDAPGPTWRSQEYADYKGTRAKAPEGVRDSLPHVHRVTEAMGIRIISHPGVEADDVIGTVARRAEAAGFDTYMVTLDKDFAQLVSEHTFLYRLPRMGGDPPLLYDVAAVRERFGVARPEQVIDLIGMAGDTVDNIPGIPGVGEKTAQKLIDRFGSVEDLVAATDQLKGKQREKIETFAEQALLSKRLATIDREVDLEVDPDDLATPALDPERVIPVFAEFEFYALIKRIFGDGAAAAAAPGVAGSEAGELRSMADREHDYVLVEGEASRAELCADLLERQSVSVFVVAGPGDAKTCPLAGVAFSAREGAAAYLPLPEERAAAAAVLAELAPFWEHDGIAKVGHDLKRWVTALRWHGVTVAGRLLDTRLAHQLVESDGAHDLALLCEHYLGYQLLTLDEVADDLLKRGDFSAAALADGGLPPAKLAAWAGERADLTASLLDALQAEIDRFDERELWDQVEVPLMPLLVEMEYAGVGVRVDALREYSGELEKEVVAHELELYRLADGAFNLNSPKQLGELLFEKLRISDKPKRTRTGQYMTTEQELTRLADRHPIIPLILEYRAVQKLKSTYVDTLPGAVMPQTGRIHTTFNQLVAATGRLNSEGPNLQNIPIRSDRGREIRRAFVAPEGQVLLAADYSQIELRIMAAITEDPGLVEAFADDVDIHAATSARVFGVPLDGVTADMRRRAKMINFGLMYGMSAFGLAQRLNIARAEARAIIERYFEQFPNIKQYMGDTVAGAREHGYVETMRGRRRYLRDINSRNHAARAASERIAINAPIQGSAADMIKIAMLDIDRELRGNRLAARMILQVHDELVFEVPHGELEQVQELVMRGMRDALPLGRVPVVVEVGTGHDWLEAH from the coding sequence ATGGCGGCGCGACCGGGACGAGAGAAGCGGCTCTACCTCATCGACGGCATGCCGCTGGTGTACCGTGCCTACTTCGTGTTCCTGAACAACCCGCTGATCACCGCCAACGGCTTCAACTCTTCGGCGGTGTTCGGCTACACCACGTCGCTGCTGCAGATCCTCACCGACGAGGAGCCCACTCACATCGCGGTGGTGTTCGATGCCCCCGGCCCCACTTGGCGTTCGCAGGAGTACGCCGACTACAAGGGCACCCGTGCAAAGGCTCCGGAGGGCGTGCGCGACTCGCTGCCGCACGTGCACCGCGTGACCGAGGCGATGGGCATCCGGATCATCAGCCACCCCGGAGTGGAGGCGGACGACGTGATCGGCACGGTTGCGCGGCGCGCCGAGGCGGCCGGCTTCGACACCTACATGGTCACGCTCGACAAGGACTTCGCGCAGCTCGTCAGTGAGCACACCTTTCTCTACCGGCTGCCGCGCATGGGCGGCGACCCGCCGCTGCTCTACGACGTGGCCGCGGTGCGCGAGCGGTTCGGCGTGGCGCGCCCGGAGCAGGTGATCGACCTGATCGGCATGGCCGGCGACACCGTGGACAACATACCCGGCATCCCGGGGGTGGGCGAGAAGACCGCGCAGAAGCTGATCGACCGCTTCGGCTCGGTGGAGGATTTGGTGGCCGCCACCGATCAGCTCAAGGGCAAGCAGCGCGAGAAGATCGAGACCTTCGCCGAGCAGGCGCTGTTGTCCAAGCGCCTGGCCACCATCGACCGCGAGGTGGATCTGGAGGTCGATCCCGACGATCTCGCCACGCCCGCGCTGGACCCCGAGCGCGTGATCCCGGTGTTCGCGGAGTTCGAGTTCTACGCGCTGATCAAGCGGATCTTCGGCGACGGCGCGGCCGCCGCCGCGGCGCCTGGGGTGGCCGGTTCGGAAGCGGGCGAGTTGCGTTCGATGGCCGACCGCGAGCACGACTACGTGCTGGTGGAGGGTGAGGCGTCGCGGGCCGAGCTGTGCGCGGACCTGCTGGAGCGGCAGTCGGTGAGCGTATTCGTGGTTGCCGGGCCCGGAGACGCCAAGACCTGTCCGCTCGCCGGCGTGGCGTTCTCTGCGCGCGAGGGGGCCGCCGCCTACCTGCCGCTGCCCGAGGAGCGCGCGGCCGCCGCCGCGGTGCTGGCCGAGCTGGCGCCGTTCTGGGAGCACGACGGCATCGCCAAGGTGGGCCACGACCTGAAGCGCTGGGTCACGGCGCTGCGCTGGCACGGCGTCACCGTTGCCGGCCGGCTGCTCGACACGCGGCTGGCCCACCAACTGGTGGAGTCGGACGGCGCGCACGACCTGGCGCTGCTGTGCGAGCACTACCTCGGCTACCAGCTCCTGACCCTGGACGAGGTCGCCGACGACCTCCTCAAGCGGGGCGACTTCAGTGCCGCGGCGCTGGCCGACGGCGGCCTGCCGCCGGCCAAGCTGGCCGCCTGGGCCGGCGAACGCGCCGACCTGACCGCCTCCCTGCTGGACGCGCTGCAGGCGGAGATCGACCGCTTCGACGAGCGCGAACTCTGGGACCAGGTGGAAGTGCCCCTGATGCCCCTGCTGGTGGAGATGGAGTACGCCGGGGTCGGCGTGCGCGTCGACGCACTGCGCGAGTACTCGGGGGAGTTGGAGAAAGAGGTCGTCGCGCACGAGTTGGAGTTGTACCGGCTCGCCGACGGCGCGTTCAATCTCAACTCCCCCAAGCAGCTCGGCGAGCTGCTGTTCGAGAAGCTCAGGATCAGCGACAAGCCGAAGCGCACCCGCACCGGTCAGTACATGACCACCGAGCAGGAGTTGACCCGGCTGGCCGACCGCCACCCGATCATTCCGCTGATCCTGGAGTACCGCGCCGTGCAGAAGCTCAAGTCCACCTACGTGGACACCCTGCCGGGCGCCGTGATGCCGCAGACCGGCCGTATCCACACCACGTTCAACCAACTGGTCGCGGCCACCGGCCGCCTCAACTCGGAAGGGCCCAACCTGCAGAACATTCCCATCCGCAGCGACCGCGGGCGGGAGATCCGGCGCGCCTTCGTGGCCCCGGAGGGCCAAGTGCTGCTGGCGGCGGACTACTCGCAGATCGAGCTGCGCATCATGGCGGCCATCACCGAGGATCCGGGCCTGGTGGAGGCGTTCGCCGACGACGTGGACATCCACGCCGCCACCTCCGCGCGCGTGTTCGGCGTGCCGCTGGACGGGGTGACCGCCGACATGCGCCGCCGCGCCAAGATGATCAACTTCGGGCTGATGTACGGCATGTCGGCGTTCGGCCTCGCGCAGCGCCTGAACATCGCCCGCGCCGAGGCGCGCGCCATCATCGAGCGCTACTTCGAGCAGTTCCCGAACATCAAGCAGTACATGGGCGACACCGTGGCGGGCGCCCGCGAGCATGGCTACGTGGAGACCATGCGCGGCCGGCGCCGCTACCTGCGCGACATCAACTCACGCAACCACGCGGCGCGCGCGGCATCCGAGCGGATCGCCATCAACGCACCGATTCAGGGCAGCGCCGCCGATATGATCAAGATCGCCATGCTCGATATCGACCGCGAGTTGCGCGGCAACCGGCTGGCCGCACGGATGATCCTGCAGGTGCACGACGAACTGGTGTTCGAGGTGCCGCACGGCGAGCTGGAGC